One window of the Pseudomonas sp. S04 genome contains the following:
- a CDS encoding SURF1 family protein, producing MKRFRPGLVPTLVVALLLPLLVSLGFWQLSRGAEKSALLHSYAERRVAEPMASAELQHTEDPAFRRVRLHGQFDAGHSLLLDNRQRDGKVGVELLQPFQDQATGLWLLVNRGWLPWPDRRTPPQFTTPQAVLSLDAWVYVAPGATFQLHADPKSATWPQLVTAVEPGKLWATLGREGFAYELRTESGPAAYQADWPVVAMGPEKHLAYAVQWFAMAIALLGLYLYLGWHNAKEKHHGSGHESTQHV from the coding sequence ATGAAGCGTTTCCGGCCGGGCCTCGTGCCGACGCTGGTGGTGGCACTGTTGCTGCCGCTACTGGTGTCGCTGGGGTTCTGGCAACTGAGTCGGGGCGCGGAAAAAAGCGCGCTGCTGCACAGCTACGCTGAGCGTCGGGTCGCCGAGCCGATGGCCAGCGCCGAGCTGCAGCACACCGAGGATCCAGCCTTTCGCCGAGTGCGTCTGCATGGCCAGTTCGATGCCGGGCACAGTCTGCTGCTCGATAACCGGCAGCGCGATGGCAAGGTTGGTGTCGAGTTGCTGCAACCGTTCCAGGATCAGGCGACGGGACTCTGGCTGCTGGTCAATCGTGGCTGGCTGCCATGGCCGGACCGGCGCACACCACCGCAATTCACCACGCCGCAGGCGGTGCTGAGCCTCGACGCCTGGGTGTATGTCGCTCCGGGCGCGACCTTCCAGCTGCACGCCGACCCGAAGTCCGCGACCTGGCCACAACTGGTCACCGCAGTCGAGCCGGGCAAACTTTGGGCGACGCTGGGTCGTGAAGGTTTCGCCTACGAATTACGCACCGAAAGCGGCCCGGCGGCCTACCAGGCTGATTGGCCGGTGGTGGCCATGGGGCCGGAAAAACACCTGGCTTATGCCGTGCAGTGGTTCGCCATGGCGATCGCCCTGCTGGGCCTTTATCTCTATCTCGGTTGGCACAACGCAAAGGAGAAACACCATGGGAGCGGCCATGAATCCACCCAGCATGTCTGA
- a CDS encoding cytochrome c oxidase assembly protein gives MADSISTKKLVTRLLLVVAAMFVFGFALVPIYDVMCKALGINGKTGGQYSGEQQVDESRQVRVQFLSTNAIDMVWEFYPKSDDIVVHPGAVNEMIFIARNPSSHPMSAQAVPSISPSAAAMYFHKTECFCFTQQVLQPGQQIEMPVRFIVDRDMPKDVKHLTLAYTLFDITARHPPVAVAQKTGG, from the coding sequence ATGGCTGATTCGATCTCCACGAAAAAACTGGTTACCCGCTTATTGCTGGTGGTGGCGGCGATGTTTGTCTTCGGGTTTGCCCTGGTGCCGATCTATGACGTCATGTGCAAGGCGCTGGGAATCAATGGCAAGACTGGCGGGCAGTATTCCGGCGAGCAGCAGGTGGACGAGTCGCGCCAGGTGCGCGTGCAGTTCCTGTCCACCAATGCGATCGACATGGTCTGGGAGTTTTATCCCAAGTCCGATGACATCGTGGTCCACCCCGGTGCGGTGAACGAGATGATTTTCATCGCCCGCAACCCCAGCAGCCACCCGATGAGCGCCCAGGCGGTGCCGAGCATTTCACCTAGCGCGGCGGCGATGTATTTCCACAAGACCGAATGCTTCTGTTTTACCCAGCAAGTGCTGCAGCCCGGTCAGCAGATCGAGATGCCGGTACGTTTCATCGTTGATCGCGATATGCCCAAGGATGTGAAGCACTTGACGCTGGCTTACACGCTGTTCGATATCACCGCGCGTCATCCACCCGTGGCCGTTGCACAAAAGACCGGTGGCTAG
- the cyoE gene encoding heme o synthase — protein sequence MATLIGERPSQAIWRDYLELTKPKVVVLMLITSLVGMFLATRAGVPWTVLVFGNLGIALCAGGAAAVNHVVDRRIDAVMARTHKRPLAEGRVSPAAALTFALVLALSGQALLLAFTNPLTAWLTLASLLGYAVIYTGFLKRATPQNIVIGGLAGAAPPLLGWVATTGHVSAEPLLLVLIIFAWTPPHFWALAIHRKEEYAKADIPMLPVTHGEHYTKVHILLYTCVLLAVSLMPYVIHMSGLLYLACALGLGARFLQWAVVLYRGTRPHAAINTFKYSIYYLFLLFIALLVDHYLMLNL from the coding sequence ATGGCGACTCTGATCGGCGAACGGCCCAGCCAGGCGATTTGGCGCGATTACCTGGAGCTGACCAAGCCCAAGGTGGTGGTGTTGATGCTGATCACCTCGCTGGTCGGCATGTTCCTCGCCACCCGCGCGGGCGTACCCTGGACCGTGCTGGTGTTCGGCAACCTGGGCATTGCCCTGTGTGCCGGAGGGGCGGCGGCGGTCAATCATGTGGTGGATCGGCGGATCGACGCGGTCATGGCCCGCACCCATAAGCGGCCGCTGGCGGAAGGCCGGGTGTCACCCGCAGCAGCGCTGACCTTCGCCCTGGTGCTGGCGCTGAGTGGCCAGGCGTTGTTGCTGGCGTTCACCAATCCGTTGACGGCCTGGCTGACCCTCGCATCCTTGCTGGGTTATGCGGTGATCTACACCGGCTTCCTCAAGCGTGCGACGCCGCAGAACATTGTCATCGGCGGCCTGGCCGGTGCCGCCCCACCCTTGCTCGGCTGGGTCGCCACCACCGGGCACGTCAGCGCAGAGCCCCTGCTGCTGGTGCTGATCATCTTCGCCTGGACCCCGCCGCACTTCTGGGCGCTGGCGATCCACCGCAAGGAGGAATACGCCAAGGCCGATATCCCGATGTTGCCGGTAACCCACGGCGAGCACTACACCAAGGTCCACATCCTGCTCTACACCTGCGTGCTGTTGGCGGTGAGCCTGATGCCGTACGTGATCCACATGAGCGGCCTGCTGTACCTGGCCTGTGCGCTGGGGCTGGGCGCGAGGTTTCTGCAATGGGCCGTGGTGCTGTACCGTGGCACTCGGCCGCACGCGGCGATCAACACCTTCAAGTACTCTATTTACTACTTGTTCCTGCTGTTTATCGCCCTGCTCGTAGACCATTACCTAATGTTGAACCTATGA
- a CDS encoding SCO family protein encodes MTRTQKTVFILVALIALVLGLTINKVLSGKGQGDPTALIDAGIILLPQSRTLPALQMTNQDGQPVMVNELKGKWSLLFFGYTFCPDICPTTLAQLRQIKSELPADAVDKLQIILVSVDPHRDTPQQLKQYLGYFDPQFIGLTPTSVEELQKVANAVSIPFIPADTSKPNYTVDHSGNLAVIGPDGTQRGFIRAPLNNAKLVAQLPVMLSRQ; translated from the coding sequence ATGACTCGAACCCAGAAAACTGTCTTCATCCTTGTTGCCCTGATCGCGCTGGTCCTGGGGCTGACCATCAACAAGGTACTGTCTGGCAAAGGCCAGGGTGACCCGACTGCGCTGATCGACGCCGGGATCATCCTGCTGCCGCAAAGCCGCACCTTGCCGGCCCTGCAGATGACCAACCAGGATGGCCAGCCGGTGATGGTCAACGAGTTGAAAGGCAAGTGGAGCCTGCTGTTCTTCGGCTATACCTTCTGCCCGGACATCTGCCCGACCACCCTGGCCCAGTTGCGCCAGATCAAGAGCGAGCTGCCGGCCGATGCGGTCGACAAGTTGCAGATCATCCTGGTCAGCGTCGACCCTCATCGCGATACTCCCCAGCAGCTCAAGCAGTACCTGGGCTACTTCGATCCGCAATTCATCGGCCTGACCCCGACTTCGGTCGAGGAGCTGCAAAAAGTCGCCAACGCGGTAAGCATCCCGTTCATCCCGGCGGACACCAGCAAGCCCAACTACACCGTCGACCACAGCGGCAACCTTGCCGTCATCGGCCCGGACGGCACCCAGCGTGGCTTCATCCGCGCGCCGCTGAACAACGCGAAGCTGGTGGCGCAGTTGCCGGTGATGCTCAGCCGGCAATGA
- a CDS encoding COX15/CtaA family protein has product MAKPGFRLALFATLLALIVVLLGAYTRLTHAGLGCPDWPGCYGFISVPKSEAQLAHAELHFPDTPVEAHKGWNEMIHRYFAGTLGLLIALLAVRAWTHRRHPDQPLKLPLFLLVVVFAQAAFGMWTVTLKLWPQVVTGHLLGGFATLSLLFLLTLRLSGVLPALIVPRRLQYWATAGLLLVIGQIALGGWVSSNYAAVACIDFPTCHGQWLPPADFANGFHLTQHIGPNYLGGQLDSDARTAIHLTHRIGALLVTLVLLGLALQLKGVGMTRLAGLVLVALAAQISLGISNVLFHLPLPVAVAHNAGGAALLLCLVLVNYHARTSLVRVKQPALRRWRFSPRKHAAGLITIKGEMPWRL; this is encoded by the coding sequence ATGGCCAAACCTGGATTTCGCCTCGCGCTGTTTGCCACCTTGCTGGCACTGATTGTCGTGTTGCTGGGTGCCTACACCCGGCTGACCCACGCTGGCCTGGGCTGCCCGGACTGGCCGGGGTGCTACGGCTTTATCAGCGTGCCGAAAAGCGAAGCCCAACTGGCCCATGCCGAGCTGCATTTTCCCGACACCCCGGTGGAAGCCCACAAGGGCTGGAACGAGATGATCCACCGCTACTTCGCCGGCACCCTGGGCCTGCTGATCGCGCTGTTGGCGGTGCGCGCCTGGACCCATCGCCGGCATCCCGACCAACCCTTGAAGCTGCCGTTGTTCCTGCTGGTAGTGGTGTTTGCCCAGGCCGCCTTCGGCATGTGGACGGTGACGCTCAAGCTCTGGCCACAGGTGGTGACCGGGCATCTGCTCGGCGGGTTTGCCACCTTAAGCCTGCTGTTTCTGTTGACCTTGCGCTTGTCCGGGGTGCTGCCGGCATTGATTGTGCCGCGCCGCTTGCAGTACTGGGCAACGGCCGGCTTGCTGCTGGTGATCGGACAGATCGCCCTGGGAGGCTGGGTCAGCTCCAATTACGCGGCGGTGGCGTGCATTGACTTCCCGACCTGCCATGGCCAGTGGTTGCCGCCGGCGGATTTTGCCAACGGTTTTCACCTGACCCAACACATTGGCCCCAATTACCTGGGTGGGCAGTTGGACAGCGATGCGCGCACGGCCATCCACCTGACCCACCGTATCGGTGCCTTGCTGGTGACCTTGGTGTTGCTCGGCCTGGCCTTGCAACTGAAGGGGGTCGGCATGACCCGCCTCGCCGGCCTGGTGCTGGTGGCCCTGGCAGCGCAAATCAGCCTGGGTATCAGCAACGTGCTGTTCCATTTGCCCCTGCCGGTCGCCGTGGCCCACAACGCGGGTGGCGCGGCATTGTTGCTATGTCTGGTGCTGGTCAACTATCACGCCCGCACCAGCCTGGTCCGGGTCAAGCAGCCGGCGCTGCGACGCTGGCGCTTCAGCCCCCGTAAACATGCGGCCGGGCTCATAACAATAAAAGGAGAAATGCCATGGCGACTCTGA
- a CDS encoding methionine ABC transporter permease, with protein MELLTSFFANIDWYEIWLATGDTLLMLGGSLLFTVLLGLPLGVLLFLCSPRQLLEAKGVYALLSLIVNILRSLPFIILLIVMIPFTVLITGTSLGVGGAIPPLVVGATPFFARLVETALREVDRGIIEATQAMGASTRQIITNALLPEARPGIFAAITVTAITLVSYTAMAGVVGAGGLGDLAIRFGYQRFQTDVMVVTVVLLLVLVQVLQTVGDKLVVHFSRK; from the coding sequence ATGGAACTGCTGACAAGTTTCTTCGCCAATATCGACTGGTATGAAATCTGGCTGGCCACCGGCGACACCCTGCTGATGCTTGGTGGCTCGCTGCTGTTCACCGTCTTGCTGGGCCTGCCCCTGGGCGTGCTGTTGTTCCTGTGCAGCCCGCGCCAGTTGCTCGAGGCCAAGGGCGTCTACGCGCTGCTGTCGCTGATCGTCAACATCCTGCGCTCGCTGCCGTTCATCATTCTGCTGATTGTGATGATCCCGTTCACCGTATTGATTACCGGCACTTCGCTGGGTGTCGGCGGTGCGATCCCGCCGCTGGTGGTAGGGGCTACGCCATTCTTTGCGCGCCTGGTGGAAACCGCCCTGCGTGAAGTTGATCGCGGCATCATCGAAGCCACCCAGGCGATGGGCGCCAGCACCCGCCAGATCATCACCAATGCCTTGCTGCCGGAAGCGCGCCCAGGCATCTTTGCTGCAATCACGGTGACCGCCATCACACTGGTGTCCTACACGGCGATGGCCGGTGTGGTCGGCGCCGGTGGCCTGGGTGACCTGGCGATCCGCTTCGGTTACCAGCGCTTCCAGACGGACGTGATGGTAGTGACCGTGGTGTTGCTGCTGGTGCTGGTCCAGGTACTGCAAACCGTCGGCGATAAGCTGGTGGTGCACTTTTCCCGAAAATAA
- a CDS encoding twin transmembrane helix small protein, with amino-acid sequence MLKAAIVLMLIATVVSLFSGLFFLVKDDSSSHRLVIALSIRVGLAALTVGLIAWGFFSGQLVSHAPW; translated from the coding sequence ATGCTCAAAGCAGCCATCGTCCTGATGCTGATTGCCACGGTCGTCAGCCTGTTCAGCGGCCTGTTTTTTCTGGTCAAGGACGACAGCAGCTCACATCGCCTGGTCATCGCCTTGAGCATTCGTGTCGGCCTTGCCGCACTTACCGTTGGCCTGATCGCTTGGGGCTTCTTCAGTGGCCAACTGGTGTCTCATGCCCCCTGGTAG
- a CDS encoding MetQ/NlpA family ABC transporter substrate-binding protein, whose amino-acid sequence MKKLLVAFAAVAAFSAQAAETLTVAASPVPHAEILEFVKPALAKEGVDLKVKVFTDYVQPNVQVAEKRLDANFFQHQPYLNEFNKAKGTHLVSVAGVHIEPLGAYSSKFKALADLPGGATVVIPNDATNGGRALLLLDKAGLIKLKDSTNILSTVKDIAENSKGLKFRELEAATIPRVLTQVDLALINTNYALEAKLDPSKDALTIEGKDSPYVNILVAREDDKNSDAMKKLVAALHTPEVKAFILEKYKGAVLPAF is encoded by the coding sequence ATGAAAAAACTACTCGTCGCGTTCGCCGCCGTTGCCGCGTTCTCTGCCCAAGCCGCCGAAACCCTGACCGTGGCCGCCAGCCCGGTGCCGCATGCGGAAATCCTTGAGTTCGTGAAGCCGGCCCTGGCCAAGGAAGGCGTGGACTTGAAGGTCAAGGTCTTCACCGACTACGTGCAACCCAACGTACAGGTTGCGGAAAAACGCCTGGACGCCAACTTCTTCCAGCACCAGCCGTACCTCAATGAGTTCAACAAGGCCAAGGGTACTCACCTGGTGAGCGTGGCGGGCGTGCACATCGAGCCGCTGGGCGCTTACTCCAGCAAGTTCAAGGCCCTGGCCGACCTGCCTGGCGGCGCCACCGTGGTGATCCCGAACGACGCCACCAACGGCGGCCGCGCGCTGCTGCTGCTGGACAAGGCCGGCCTGATCAAGCTCAAGGATTCGACCAACATCCTGTCGACCGTCAAGGATATCGCCGAGAACAGCAAGGGCCTGAAATTCCGTGAGCTGGAAGCGGCGACCATCCCGCGCGTGCTTACCCAGGTCGACCTGGCGCTGATCAACACCAACTACGCCCTGGAAGCCAAGCTGGACCCGTCCAAGGACGCGCTGACCATCGAAGGCAAGGACTCGCCTTACGTGAACATCCTGGTAGCGCGTGAAGACGACAAGAACAGCGATGCCATGAAAAAGCTGGTAGCGGCCCTGCACACTCCAGAAGTGAAAGCCTTCATCCTGGAGAAGTACAAAGGCGCGGTACTGCCGGCGTTCTGA
- the ctaD gene encoding cytochrome c oxidase subunit I: protein MSAVIDDHGHAGHDHAHGPAKGLMRWVLTTNHKDIGTLYLWFSFMMFLLGGSFAMVIRAELFQPGLQIVEPAFFNQMTTMHGLVMVFGAVMPAFVGLANWMIPLMIGAPDMALPRMNNFSFWLLPAAFLMLVSTLFMPGGGPNFGWTFYAPLSTTYAPESVTFFIFAIHLMGISSIMGAINVIATILNLRAPGMTLMKMPLFVWTWLITAFLLIAVMPVLAGCVTMMLMDIHFGTSFFSAAGGGDPVLFQHVFWFFGHPEVYIMILPAFGAVSSIIPTFSRKPLFGYTSMVYATASIAFLSFIVWAHHMFVVGIPLVGELFFMYATLLIAVPTGVKVFNWASTMWQGSLTFETPMLFAVAFVILFSIGGFSGLMLAIAPADFQYQDTYFVVAHFHYVLVPGAIFGIFASAYYWMPKWTGHMYDETLGKLHFWLSFIGMNMAFFPMHFVGLAGMPRRIPDYNLQFADFNMVSSIGAFMFGATQIFFLFIVIKTIRGGEPAPAKPWDGAEGLEWSIPSPAPYHTFTTPPEVK, encoded by the coding sequence ATGAGTGCAGTGATCGATGACCATGGTCATGCCGGCCATGACCACGCCCATGGCCCTGCCAAGGGCCTGATGCGCTGGGTACTGACCACCAACCACAAGGACATCGGCACGCTGTACCTGTGGTTCAGCTTCATGATGTTCCTGCTCGGTGGCTCGTTTGCCATGGTGATCCGTGCCGAGCTGTTCCAGCCCGGGCTGCAGATCGTCGAGCCGGCGTTCTTCAATCAGATGACCACCATGCATGGCCTGGTCATGGTCTTCGGCGCGGTGATGCCGGCGTTTGTCGGCCTGGCCAACTGGATGATCCCGCTGATGATCGGCGCGCCGGACATGGCCCTGCCGCGGATGAACAACTTCAGTTTCTGGCTGCTGCCGGCAGCGTTCCTGATGCTGGTCTCGACCTTGTTCATGCCTGGTGGCGGACCGAACTTCGGCTGGACCTTCTACGCGCCCCTGTCCACGACCTACGCCCCGGAAAGCGTGACCTTTTTCATCTTCGCGATTCACCTGATGGGTATCAGTTCGATCATGGGGGCGATCAACGTGATCGCCACCATCCTCAACCTGCGCGCCCCCGGCATGACCCTGATGAAAATGCCATTGTTCGTCTGGACCTGGCTGATCACCGCCTTCCTGCTGATCGCGGTGATGCCGGTGCTGGCCGGTTGCGTGACCATGATGCTGATGGACATCCACTTCGGCACCAGCTTCTTCAGTGCCGCCGGTGGCGGTGACCCGGTGCTGTTCCAGCATGTGTTCTGGTTCTTTGGTCACCCCGAGGTGTACATCATGATCCTGCCGGCCTTCGGTGCCGTCAGCTCGATCATCCCGACCTTTTCGCGCAAACCGTTGTTTGGCTACACCTCGATGGTCTACGCGACAGCGAGCATCGCCTTCCTGTCGTTCATCGTCTGGGCGCACCACATGTTCGTGGTGGGCATCCCGCTGGTGGGCGAGCTGTTCTTCATGTACGCCACCCTGCTGATCGCGGTACCCACCGGGGTCAAGGTGTTCAACTGGGCCAGTACCATGTGGCAGGGCTCGCTGACGTTCGAGACGCCCATGCTGTTTGCCGTGGCGTTCGTGATCCTGTTCTCGATCGGCGGTTTCTCCGGATTGATGCTGGCCATCGCGCCGGCGGACTTCCAGTACCAGGACACCTACTTCGTGGTGGCGCACTTCCACTACGTGCTGGTGCCGGGGGCAATCTTCGGGATCTTCGCGTCCGCCTACTACTGGATGCCCAAGTGGACCGGGCACATGTATGACGAGACCCTGGGCAAGCTGCATTTCTGGTTGTCCTTCATCGGCATGAACATGGCGTTTTTCCCGATGCACTTCGTCGGGCTGGCGGGCATGCCGCGCCGGATCCCCGACTACAACCTGCAGTTTGCCGATTTCAACATGGTGTCTTCGATTGGCGCCTTCATGTTTGGCGCCACGCAGATCTTCTTCCTGTTCATCGTGATCAAGACCATTCGCGGCGGCGAGCCAGCACCGGCCAAGCCATGGGATGGCGCCGAAGGCCTGGAGTGGAGCATTCCCTCGCCCGCGCCGTATCACACCTTCACCACCCCGCCGGAAGTGAAATGA
- a CDS encoding methionine ABC transporter ATP-binding protein: MIEFQNVHKTYRVAGRDIPALHPTSLTIENGQVFGLIGHSGAGKSTLLRLINRLEDSSGGKIIVDGEEVTALDANALRRFRQQVGMIFQHFNLLASKTVADNVALPLTLAGELSRADIDRRVAELLARVGLSDHAKKYPAQLSGGQKQRVGIARALATKPKILLCDEATSALDPQTTASVLQLLAEINRELKLTIVLITHEMDVIRRVCDQVAVMDAGVIVEQGPVAQVFLHPKHPTTKRFVQEDEQVDESEQRDDFAHVPGRIVRLTFQGDATYAPLLGTVARETGVDYSILAGRIDRIKDVPYGQLTLAITGGDMEAAFAHFTAADVHMEVLR, translated from the coding sequence GTGATCGAGTTTCAAAACGTCCATAAAACCTACCGCGTTGCCGGTAGGGATATTCCTGCCCTGCACCCGACCAGTCTGACGATTGAGAACGGCCAGGTGTTTGGCCTGATCGGCCATTCCGGCGCAGGAAAAAGTACCCTGCTGCGCCTGATCAACCGCCTGGAAGACTCCAGCGGCGGCAAGATCATCGTCGATGGCGAGGAAGTCACTGCGCTGGACGCCAATGCGCTGCGCCGTTTCCGCCAGCAAGTCGGGATGATCTTCCAGCACTTCAACCTGCTGGCCTCCAAGACCGTGGCCGACAACGTGGCGCTGCCGCTGACGCTCGCCGGTGAACTGTCGCGCGCCGACATCGACCGGCGCGTGGCCGAGTTGCTGGCCCGGGTGGGCCTGTCCGACCATGCCAAGAAATACCCGGCGCAGCTGTCGGGTGGCCAGAAGCAGCGCGTAGGCATCGCCCGTGCCCTGGCAACCAAACCGAAGATCCTGCTGTGCGACGAAGCCACCAGTGCCCTGGACCCGCAAACCACGGCGTCGGTCCTGCAACTGCTGGCCGAGATCAACCGCGAGCTGAAACTGACCATCGTGCTGATCACCCATGAAATGGACGTGATTCGCCGAGTCTGCGACCAGGTGGCCGTGATGGACGCAGGCGTGATCGTCGAGCAAGGTCCGGTGGCCCAGGTATTCCTGCACCCCAAGCACCCGACCACCAAGCGCTTCGTCCAGGAAGACGAGCAAGTCGATGAAAGCGAACAACGCGATGACTTCGCCCACGTACCGGGCCGTATCGTGCGCCTGACCTTCCAGGGCGATGCCACCTACGCGCCGCTGCTGGGCACTGTGGCCCGCGAAACGGGGGTGGACTACAGCATTCTCGCCGGCCGCATCGACCGCATCAAAGACGTCCCTTACGGGCAACTGACCCTGGCCATCACTGGCGGTGACATGGAAGCGGCCTTTGCCCACTTCACCGCAGCCGATGTCCACATGGAGGTGCTGCGCTAA
- a CDS encoding cytochrome c oxidase subunit 3 yields the protein MATHEHYYVPAQSKWPIIATVGMFVTVFGLATWFNDLKAARPDSHGPLIFFVGGLLLAYMLFGWFGAVIKESRAGLYSAQLDRSFRWGMSWFIFSEVMFFIAFFGALFYVRHISGPALGGEGAKGIAHMLWPNFQFVWPLLENPDSKLFPPPKDVISPWGLPLLNTVILVSSSVTVTIAHHALKKGHRGALKIWLALTVLLGCAFLGFQAEEYIHAYHELGLTLGSGIYGATFFMLTGFHGAHVTIGTLILFVMLMRVLRGHFDAEHQFGFEAASWYWHFVDVVWIGLFVFVYVL from the coding sequence ATGGCAACTCATGAGCATTATTACGTTCCCGCCCAAAGCAAATGGCCGATCATCGCCACCGTCGGCATGTTCGTCACGGTGTTTGGCCTGGCTACCTGGTTCAACGATCTGAAGGCGGCGCGCCCGGATTCCCACGGCCCGCTGATCTTTTTCGTCGGGGGGTTACTGCTGGCCTACATGCTGTTTGGCTGGTTTGGCGCGGTGATCAAGGAAAGTCGTGCGGGGCTGTACAGCGCCCAGCTGGATCGCTCGTTCCGCTGGGGCATGAGCTGGTTCATCTTCTCCGAGGTGATGTTCTTCATCGCGTTTTTCGGTGCGCTGTTCTACGTGCGGCATATCTCGGGGCCGGCGCTGGGCGGTGAAGGGGCCAAGGGCATTGCGCACATGCTCTGGCCGAACTTCCAGTTCGTCTGGCCGTTGCTGGAAAACCCGGACTCCAAGCTGTTCCCGCCACCCAAGGACGTCATCAGTCCCTGGGGCCTGCCGCTGCTCAATACGGTGATCCTGGTCAGCTCCAGCGTCACCGTGACCATCGCCCACCATGCTCTGAAAAAAGGCCATCGCGGGGCGCTGAAAATCTGGCTGGCGCTGACCGTACTGCTGGGCTGCGCCTTTCTCGGCTTCCAGGCCGAGGAATACATCCACGCCTACCACGAACTGGGCCTGACCCTGGGCTCGGGCATCTACGGCGCAACCTTCTTCATGCTCACCGGATTCCACGGCGCCCACGTAACCATCGGCACCCTGATTCTGTTCGTGATGCTGATGCGGGTGTTGCGCGGGCACTTCGATGCCGAGCACCAGTTCGGCTTCGAGGCCGCGAGCTGGTACTGGCACTTTGTGGACGTGGTCTGGATCGGCCTGTTTGTTTTTGTCTACGTACTCTGA